One Turneriella parva DSM 21527 genomic region harbors:
- a CDS encoding aldehyde dehydrogenase family protein, which yields MKDNMELEVINPATGKVIGKVPADDNTNIERKYKAARAAQPAWQRLGLSARLEILKKFRDRVEKDIEEAALVLTRDTGKPISQSRNELKGLLARFDFFLAETETTVATETVLRDGTALVEEIEHEPLGVIANISAWNYPWFVGSNVYVPALLTGNAVLYKPSEFALLSGHLMERYLHEAGVPSGVFALVCGRGDAGAALLEQPIDGIFFTGSVATGRKIAEAAAKKFIKVQLELGGKDPAYITDDVDVKAAAEATADGAMYNTGQSCCSVERIYVHEKIYDQFVQNFVETVKSFRLGDPEQNDTYIGALTRGKAALDFLESQVTDAAKKGAKVLTGGKKAATASGVYLEPAVLTEVNHEMEIMREESFGPVIGIMKVKDDAEAQKLMNDTQYGLTAAVYCRDQNRAREILKGVNAGSAYINCCDRVSPRLPWSGRGASGVGLTLSTYGIETFTRPKAWHIRS from the coding sequence GTGAAGGACAATATGGAACTTGAAGTAATTAATCCGGCGACGGGCAAAGTAATCGGCAAGGTGCCTGCCGACGACAATACGAACATCGAACGCAAATACAAGGCTGCGCGGGCAGCGCAGCCTGCCTGGCAGAGGCTCGGGCTCTCAGCCCGCCTTGAAATTCTGAAGAAATTTCGCGACCGGGTTGAGAAAGACATCGAAGAAGCGGCGCTCGTGCTGACCCGCGACACGGGCAAGCCGATCAGCCAGTCGCGCAATGAGCTCAAGGGTCTTCTCGCGCGTTTCGATTTTTTTCTCGCAGAAACAGAAACGACGGTAGCGACTGAGACAGTGCTGCGTGATGGCACGGCGCTCGTCGAAGAGATCGAACACGAACCGCTCGGCGTAATCGCGAATATCTCTGCGTGGAACTACCCCTGGTTTGTGGGGTCGAATGTGTATGTGCCGGCGCTCTTGACGGGCAACGCAGTGCTCTATAAACCCTCGGAATTTGCGCTGCTTTCGGGGCATCTTATGGAGCGCTACCTGCACGAGGCCGGTGTGCCTTCAGGCGTCTTTGCCCTGGTCTGCGGGCGGGGTGATGCCGGTGCAGCGCTGCTCGAACAGCCAATCGACGGTATTTTTTTCACCGGATCGGTTGCAACCGGCCGCAAGATCGCCGAAGCAGCCGCGAAAAAATTCATTAAAGTGCAGCTCGAACTCGGTGGCAAAGACCCGGCATATATCACCGACGATGTTGACGTTAAGGCGGCCGCTGAGGCCACTGCCGACGGTGCGATGTACAACACGGGACAGAGCTGCTGCAGCGTTGAGCGCATCTATGTGCATGAGAAAATCTATGACCAGTTCGTGCAGAATTTCGTCGAAACAGTGAAAAGTTTCAGGCTGGGCGACCCTGAGCAGAACGATACGTATATCGGTGCATTGACGCGAGGCAAGGCTGCGCTCGACTTTCTCGAAAGCCAGGTTACCGATGCCGCGAAGAAGGGCGCGAAGGTACTGACCGGCGGCAAAAAAGCGGCGACAGCCAGCGGCGTCTATCTCGAACCAGCGGTGCTCACCGAGGTGAACCACGAAATGGAAATCATGCGAGAAGAGAGCTTTGGCCCAGTCATCGGTATCATGAAGGTGAAAGACGACGCCGAGGCCCAGAAGCTCATGAACGACACGCAATACGGGCTTACAGCAGCAGTTTATTGCCGCGACCAGAATCGCGCGCGCGAAATTCTGAAAGGTGTGAATGCCGGCAGCGCCTACATCAACTGCTGTGACCGAGTAAGCCCGCGGTTGCCCTGGTCGGGCCGGGGTGCCAGCGGGGTGGGCCTTACGCTCTCAACTTACGGCATCGAGACTTTCACTCGGCCCAAAGCCTGGCACATTCGCAGTTAG
- a CDS encoding gamma-glutamyl-gamma-aminobutyrate hydrolase family protein → MKSERLRIGISACFMHKDPQRAIFKGKTLLYVEESLAHWVMRLGAQAFMIPSVATGGKVELSEYAAALDGLVLHGGADVAPESYGEKPLKDEWKGDRVRDLYEIELFKAFKAAEKPVLGICRGAQLINVALGGSLYQDINTQIDKSLVHRDWNVYDQNFHEIKFKHGSYLEKVFGRGSFRTNSVHHQALKDIGDGLTVEAISTEDNIVEGIKYQGVPYICGVQWHPEFHDDEDNALLSGDPLLKDFMQECEVRRTELKMSQR, encoded by the coding sequence ATGAAAAGCGAAAGACTTAGAATTGGAATCTCTGCCTGCTTCATGCATAAAGATCCGCAGCGCGCGATTTTTAAAGGCAAAACACTGCTTTATGTCGAAGAATCGCTGGCGCATTGGGTTATGCGGCTCGGCGCGCAGGCGTTCATGATTCCATCGGTGGCAACGGGCGGTAAGGTTGAACTCAGCGAATATGCGGCAGCGCTCGACGGTCTGGTGCTGCACGGCGGCGCCGATGTCGCGCCCGAAAGTTATGGCGAAAAACCGCTCAAAGACGAATGGAAAGGCGACCGCGTGCGTGACCTTTATGAGATTGAACTCTTTAAGGCGTTCAAGGCAGCTGAAAAGCCCGTGCTCGGTATCTGCAGGGGCGCGCAGCTGATCAACGTGGCGCTCGGCGGGTCGCTCTATCAGGATATCAATACGCAGATCGACAAATCGCTTGTGCACCGCGACTGGAACGTGTACGACCAGAACTTTCACGAGATTAAATTCAAACATGGGTCGTACCTCGAGAAAGTCTTCGGTCGCGGCAGCTTTCGTACCAACAGCGTGCACCATCAGGCGCTGAAAGATATTGGCGACGGTCTCACCGTTGAAGCGATTTCAACCGAGGATAATATCGTCGAAGGCATCAAGTACCAGGGTGTACCCTATATCTGTGGTGTGCAATGGCACCCCGAATTTCATGACGATGAAGACAATGCACTGCTCTCAGGCGACCCGCTTTTGAAAGATTTTATGCAGGAGTGCGAAGTGCGCAGAACAGAACTCAAAATGTCCCAGCGCTGA
- a CDS encoding M55 family metallopeptidase — translation MSLRNPHFFLAQRSASRRKVVYLLLLLFAGFSTSVTGETPQLRVYISVDMEGVAGVVNEAQLAPGGFEYEKFRRLMTAEANACIEAAFAAGATKVTVSDSHGNGLSLLPEELNPKARLIRSWPRPLMMMQGIDEGYDAAILIGYHASIGVPGAVRAHTMSSKRFFDVRFGGKHASEALLSAATAGHFAVPVVMVTGDDLAVAEAKKDISAKIEGVVVKRAIGYHAADSVSPQAARALISAGTKAALQRLKEFRPYKVAKPVKVEIAFKQMLNAEILAYLPIVERVDGATVSFSGKDVPEAIRFISFVSQYSNAE, via the coding sequence ATGTCATTACGCAATCCTCATTTCTTTCTCGCGCAACGTTCGGCCTCGCGGCGAAAGGTGGTGTACCTCTTGCTGCTCTTGTTTGCCGGCTTTTCGACTTCTGTCACGGGTGAAACACCGCAGCTGCGGGTCTACATCTCTGTCGATATGGAAGGCGTTGCCGGGGTTGTGAACGAAGCGCAGCTTGCACCCGGCGGTTTCGAATATGAAAAATTTCGCCGCCTCATGACGGCCGAGGCCAATGCGTGCATCGAAGCTGCGTTCGCAGCCGGAGCAACCAAAGTCACGGTCTCTGATTCGCACGGCAACGGTTTGTCGCTCTTGCCTGAAGAGCTGAACCCCAAAGCGCGGCTCATTCGTTCGTGGCCGCGCCCGTTAATGATGATGCAGGGCATCGACGAAGGTTACGACGCGGCGATTCTGATTGGGTACCACGCGTCAATCGGTGTACCCGGCGCGGTGCGGGCGCACACGATGTCATCTAAAAGGTTCTTTGATGTGCGGTTTGGGGGCAAGCATGCGAGCGAAGCGCTGCTCAGCGCGGCAACCGCCGGGCATTTCGCAGTACCGGTTGTTATGGTGACGGGGGACGATCTCGCGGTTGCCGAAGCGAAAAAAGACATCAGCGCGAAAATCGAAGGGGTTGTGGTCAAGCGGGCAATCGGCTATCATGCCGCAGACAGCGTTTCGCCCCAGGCTGCCAGGGCATTGATTTCTGCGGGAACAAAAGCTGCGCTGCAGCGGCTGAAAGAGTTTAGGCCTTATAAGGTGGCGAAACCCGTGAAAGTCGAAATTGCATTCAAGCAGATGCTCAACGCCGAAATTCTCGCGTACCTGCCGATCGTCGAACGCGTCGATGGCGCGACGGTTTCGTTCAGCGGCAAAGATGTGCCCGAGGCGATTCGTTTTATTTCATTTGTCTCGCAGTACAGCAACGCCGAATAG
- a CDS encoding sulfite exporter TauE/SafE family protein gives MPPLVEYLFPVIAAFAAAVVSSCAGFGGAILLLPVLSAIFGVQRALPILACAQLVGNAARALFGYAELQPRIVLLFAVGLVPAAVLGTLYLTQFSESTARPLVATIVCIAALLEAGEAFGRLPSFFKSIKPPQEPGAWFSAAGAFVGFISAIGGTAGPLPNAFFLRLQLSPAAYIANEGAAMGLLHLAKLVSFGLGDWTRTADIPLMAVMAVSMVMGTYAGKRLLTRIPVARYRKGLALWMIFAAASLFFVSAD, from the coding sequence ATGCCGCCGCTGGTCGAGTATTTATTTCCGGTTATCGCGGCATTTGCTGCCGCAGTGGTGAGCAGCTGCGCGGGTTTTGGTGGGGCAATTCTCTTGTTGCCCGTGCTTTCGGCAATCTTCGGCGTGCAGCGCGCGCTGCCGATTCTTGCCTGCGCGCAGCTGGTCGGCAATGCCGCCCGGGCATTGTTCGGGTATGCTGAACTGCAACCACGCATCGTTCTCCTGTTCGCGGTGGGGCTCGTGCCGGCTGCTGTTTTGGGCACGCTTTATCTGACCCAATTTTCAGAATCGACTGCGCGGCCGCTCGTTGCCACGATAGTCTGCATCGCCGCGCTGCTCGAGGCCGGCGAAGCGTTCGGTCGCCTGCCATCGTTCTTCAAAAGTATTAAGCCTCCGCAAGAACCAGGCGCATGGTTCTCTGCAGCTGGCGCGTTCGTCGGGTTCATTTCAGCAATCGGCGGAACGGCAGGGCCGCTACCCAATGCGTTTTTTCTGCGACTACAGCTTTCGCCGGCGGCATACATTGCGAACGAAGGAGCGGCAATGGGGCTGCTGCACCTCGCAAAGCTCGTGTCCTTCGGCCTCGGCGACTGGACACGAACGGCTGATATACCGCTGATGGCAGTGATGGCGGTTTCGATGGTGATGGGAACCTATGCCGGCAAGAGGCTTCTTACACGAATTCCCGTAGCGCGTTACCGAAAAGGCCTCGCCCTGTGGATGATCTTTGCCGCGGCTTCGCTCTTCTTCGTTTCAGCCGATTGA
- a CDS encoding iron-containing alcohol dehydrogenase produces the protein MSAFRFSFPTPITFGAGVRRQVPEHFKGQGITSVMIVTDEMLSKLPFFTAYADELKAAGLKIDIFNGVKGNPVKSQVMAGVEAFRKFVTLSQSKGDCAILGIGGGAALDVAKAIALMVNHPGDVFDYEDEKPGALPFDKEVPYWIAIPTTAGTGSEVGRSTVVADDVTHVKKVIFSPRLLAKAVFADPELTSALPPAVTAATGLDAMTHLIEAFLAKGWHPMADGIALEGLHLSARALPAAFANGNDLKARGDMLMASMMGAVAFQKGLGIVHSCAHALSAIVDMHHGLANGIMLDHALAFNLKAVPDRFDRLAQAVGLKTGADFLPWVKSLKAELKIPATLKDAGVTADKVEPLVKVAIADGCHPSNPVSVSEADFRTIFASLV, from the coding sequence ATGAGTGCATTCCGCTTTAGTTTTCCCACACCCATCACCTTCGGCGCCGGCGTGCGCAGGCAGGTGCCCGAGCACTTTAAGGGGCAGGGTATCACCTCTGTGATGATTGTCACCGACGAGATGCTGAGCAAGTTGCCGTTTTTTACTGCCTATGCCGACGAGCTCAAAGCTGCAGGGCTCAAGATCGATATCTTCAACGGCGTCAAAGGAAATCCCGTCAAGTCGCAGGTGATGGCAGGCGTTGAGGCCTTTCGCAAGTTTGTCACCCTCAGCCAGTCGAAGGGTGACTGTGCGATTCTTGGAATCGGCGGTGGCGCTGCGCTCGACGTCGCCAAAGCGATTGCGCTCATGGTGAACCATCCAGGCGATGTGTTTGATTACGAAGACGAAAAGCCCGGGGCGCTGCCATTCGATAAAGAAGTTCCCTATTGGATTGCGATTCCCACCACTGCCGGCACTGGCTCAGAAGTTGGCCGCAGCACAGTTGTCGCCGATGATGTCACGCATGTCAAAAAAGTCATTTTCTCGCCGCGTCTTCTCGCGAAGGCCGTTTTCGCAGACCCTGAACTCACGTCTGCGCTGCCGCCTGCGGTGACCGCCGCGACGGGGCTCGACGCAATGACGCACCTGATTGAAGCCTTTCTGGCCAAGGGCTGGCACCCGATGGCCGACGGTATTGCGCTCGAGGGCTTGCACCTTTCTGCCAGAGCGCTGCCTGCGGCGTTCGCGAACGGCAACGATCTCAAGGCGCGCGGCGACATGCTCATGGCGTCGATGATGGGTGCAGTCGCCTTTCAAAAAGGACTCGGCATTGTGCACTCATGCGCACACGCACTCTCGGCGATCGTCGATATGCACCACGGCCTCGCGAACGGCATTATGCTCGACCATGCGCTTGCGTTCAACCTCAAGGCAGTGCCCGACCGATTCGACCGGCTCGCTCAGGCAGTAGGATTAAAAACCGGTGCGGATTTTCTGCCGTGGGTGAAATCGCTCAAGGCCGAACTCAAGATTCCTGCAACACTGAAAGACGCCGGCGTCACCGCCGACAAGGTTGAGCCTCTCGTTAAAGTCGCGATCGCAGACGGTTGCCACCCTTCAAACCCGGTTAGCGTGAGCGAAGCGGATTTTAGAACTATTTTTGCTTCACTCGTGTAA
- a CDS encoding glutamine synthetase family protein codes for MDELADFKKILERLEHGGVKKVKVAVADIDGVLRGKYLHFDKFRAAAESTFGFCNVVLGWDSSDVCYDNVKYTGWHTGYPDALVQLDPATHRTVPWDNDVPFFLGHFVKSDMTPLSICPRQALRRVIRKAEAMGFTPKNGMEFEWFNFRESAKSLHDKGYIRPEPITPGMFGYSLIRAGQERDFFNALMDELTAFNVPIEGLHTETGPGVYEAAILYSGALESADRATLFKAGAKDIAARFGIMPSFMAKWHKDLPGCSGHMHQSLWTKNGENAFYDAGDTHKMSATFKSYLAGQLKLLPELLPFFAPTVNSYKRLVDGYWAPTKPTWGIDNRTVSHRVIPGSEKSTRLEVRVSGSDVNPYLSVAASLAAGLYGIEKNLKLEDAPVKGSAYAESSVPRLPHNLSEATQKLADSKIAREILGENLVEHFVATRNWEWRQFQDSVTDWETRRYFEII; via the coding sequence ATGGACGAATTGGCCGACTTCAAAAAAATTCTCGAACGCCTCGAACATGGCGGCGTTAAAAAGGTAAAGGTCGCCGTCGCCGACATCGATGGCGTGCTGCGCGGCAAGTACTTGCACTTCGATAAATTCAGAGCGGCGGCAGAATCGACCTTTGGCTTCTGCAATGTAGTGCTCGGGTGGGATTCATCAGATGTCTGCTACGACAATGTGAAGTATACTGGCTGGCATACGGGTTACCCCGATGCGCTCGTGCAGCTTGACCCGGCAACGCACCGCACTGTGCCGTGGGATAACGACGTGCCATTCTTTCTCGGGCATTTCGTAAAATCAGACATGACTCCGCTTTCGATCTGCCCGCGCCAGGCGCTGCGGCGGGTTATACGAAAAGCCGAGGCAATGGGATTCACCCCGAAAAACGGTATGGAGTTCGAATGGTTTAATTTTCGCGAATCGGCGAAAAGCCTGCACGACAAGGGGTATATCCGCCCCGAACCAATCACCCCGGGCATGTTCGGCTATTCGCTGATACGCGCCGGGCAGGAGCGCGACTTCTTCAACGCGCTGATGGATGAACTGACAGCGTTTAACGTGCCGATTGAAGGGCTGCATACCGAAACCGGGCCAGGTGTCTATGAGGCGGCGATTCTCTACAGTGGTGCGCTTGAAAGCGCCGACCGCGCGACGCTCTTTAAAGCCGGTGCAAAAGACATCGCCGCGCGATTCGGCATCATGCCGAGCTTCATGGCCAAGTGGCACAAAGACCTGCCGGGCTGCTCAGGCCACATGCACCAATCGCTCTGGACGAAAAATGGCGAGAATGCTTTTTACGATGCGGGTGATACTCACAAAATGAGCGCAACCTTTAAGAGTTATCTTGCGGGCCAACTGAAACTCTTGCCCGAACTCTTGCCGTTTTTCGCTCCGACGGTGAATTCTTACAAGCGGCTGGTCGACGGCTACTGGGCGCCCACAAAACCCACCTGGGGCATCGACAACCGCACCGTATCGCACCGCGTGATTCCCGGATCTGAAAAGTCGACGCGGCTTGAGGTGCGCGTCTCGGGTTCAGATGTGAACCCATACCTTTCGGTCGCGGCTTCACTCGCTGCCGGGCTTTATGGCATTGAGAAAAACCTCAAACTTGAAGACGCGCCGGTGAAAGGCAGCGCGTATGCAGAGAGCAGCGTGCCGCGTCTACCCCACAATCTCAGCGAAGCGACGCAGAAGCTCGCCGATTCAAAAATTGCGCGCGAAATTCTGGGTGAAAATCTGGTCGAACACTTCGTCGCCACCCGCAATTGGGAATGGCGGCAGTTTCAGGATTCAGTGACCGACTGGGAAACCCGACGCTATTTTGAGATTATCTAA
- the eat gene encoding ethanolamine permease, producing the protein MPAMENHSSPTLKRTLGPLAVWGMGVGYVISGMYFGWNLGLPQSGPYGMLVATLIITLMYVCFVLSYAELAAALPRAGGVFVYSQRALGAFAGFIAGLAQNIEFVFAPPAIAAAIGAYLNLLVPSVDAIAFAIAAYFIFTALNIWGVRESAIFGVFITILAVVELLLFTGLTLPHFNFAAFTKDALPNGWWGVLPAIPFAIWFYLAIEGVANIAEEVKNPQRDLSLGFNLSMATLAILALLVFFGAIGVAGWQAVVYPPGKATPSDSPLPLALAFVTGQNHPLYHLLVSIGLLGLIASFHGILLVAGRTTMELGRARYIHHVFARLHHTRQTPANALALNMLIGTAILLTGKTAQMITLAAFGALTIYILAMVSLVVLRKTDPNLARPFRAPLYPVTPIVALVIAAFSMAAMAWFNQMLFVLYVLILALGAVYFYAVHLRREGIGV; encoded by the coding sequence ATGCCAGCTATGGAAAATCACAGCTCTCCGACCCTTAAGCGCACTTTGGGCCCGCTCGCCGTCTGGGGCATGGGCGTCGGCTATGTCATCTCGGGAATGTATTTCGGCTGGAACCTCGGCCTGCCGCAAAGCGGGCCCTACGGCATGCTCGTCGCGACGCTCATTATCACGCTCATGTATGTCTGTTTCGTGCTCAGCTACGCCGAACTGGCGGCTGCACTGCCGCGCGCGGGTGGAGTGTTCGTCTATTCGCAGCGTGCGCTGGGCGCGTTCGCGGGGTTTATCGCGGGCCTCGCGCAGAATATCGAATTTGTTTTTGCTCCGCCGGCGATTGCTGCGGCGATCGGCGCTTACCTGAACCTGCTCGTGCCGTCGGTCGATGCGATTGCCTTCGCGATTGCCGCGTATTTTATTTTTACCGCGCTCAATATCTGGGGTGTCAGAGAATCGGCTATCTTCGGCGTCTTCATCACTATTCTTGCGGTGGTGGAGCTACTGCTCTTCACCGGCCTGACGCTGCCGCATTTCAATTTCGCAGCATTCACGAAAGATGCGCTGCCCAATGGCTGGTGGGGCGTCTTACCCGCAATACCGTTTGCGATCTGGTTCTATCTTGCGATCGAAGGCGTCGCGAATATTGCAGAAGAGGTCAAGAACCCGCAGCGCGACCTTTCACTCGGCTTCAACCTTTCGATGGCAACGCTGGCGATTCTGGCGCTGCTCGTATTTTTCGGAGCAATCGGCGTCGCCGGCTGGCAGGCGGTTGTTTACCCACCGGGAAAAGCGACGCCGTCTGATTCACCGCTGCCGCTCGCGCTTGCATTTGTCACGGGCCAGAATCACCCTCTCTATCACCTGCTTGTGTCGATTGGGTTATTGGGACTAATCGCGTCGTTTCATGGCATCTTGCTCGTTGCCGGCCGCACCACGATGGAACTCGGCCGTGCGAGGTATATCCACCATGTTTTCGCGAGGCTGCACCACACCCGGCAGACTCCCGCGAACGCGCTTGCCCTCAACATGCTCATCGGCACGGCAATTTTGCTCACAGGCAAAACCGCGCAGATGATCACGCTCGCAGCGTTCGGCGCGCTTACGATCTACATTCTGGCGATGGTTTCGCTGGTCGTGCTGCGCAAAACAGATCCGAACCTGGCGCGGCCGTTTCGTGCACCGCTCTACCCAGTGACGCCTATTGTTGCGCTGGTTATCGCGGCCTTTTCGATGGCAGCGATGGCATGGTTTAACCAGATGCTGTTTGTGCTCTATGTGTTGATTTTAGCTCTCGGTGCCGTCTATTTCTATGCCGTGCACCTGCGCCGGGAAGGCATTGGGGTGTAA
- a CDS encoding DUF4442 domain-containing protein, which produces MSVAVGVRKLEQPVFGRWQKLRDELGFDAAFTEFGPYAGANIKIQTIDQYTVESSMAMIETNTNYVGTHFGGSLYSMCDPFFMFLLMQNLGEGYMVWDKAAAIDFVKPGLGTVRARFHIPEVEIEAIRAELTKVKKLDRVYECEVKDESGDVVARMRKTLYIRKLNRTR; this is translated from the coding sequence ATGTCCGTTGCGGTAGGCGTGCGTAAACTCGAACAACCCGTGTTTGGCCGTTGGCAGAAACTGCGCGATGAACTGGGCTTTGACGCGGCCTTCACCGAATTCGGCCCGTATGCAGGCGCCAATATCAAAATACAAACGATCGACCAGTACACCGTTGAATCCTCGATGGCTATGATTGAAACCAACACCAACTACGTCGGCACGCATTTCGGGGGCTCGCTCTATTCGATGTGCGACCCATTCTTCATGTTTCTGCTGATGCAGAATTTAGGCGAAGGCTATATGGTATGGGACAAAGCGGCGGCGATTGATTTTGTGAAGCCGGGTTTGGGTACCGTGAGGGCAAGATTTCACATACCCGAGGTGGAGATCGAAGCGATACGCGCCGAACTGACCAAGGTAAAAAAACTCGACCGTGTTTATGAGTGTGAAGTGAAAGATGAATCGGGTGACGTCGTTGCGCGCATGCGCAAGACTCTTTACATAAGAAAGCTTAACAGGACGCGGTAA
- a CDS encoding DUF805 domain-containing protein has product MNEYLSVLKNYAKFDGRARRREYWMFTLVNAAVYVVLNILATQVSPYIGFVALAYMLGILVPSIAVAIRRMHDIGKSGWWVLIALVPLIGGIWFLVLTVTAGQSGSNAYGADPKA; this is encoded by the coding sequence ATGAACGAATATCTTTCAGTACTAAAAAATTACGCAAAATTTGACGGACGTGCTCGCCGCCGCGAATACTGGATGTTCACACTCGTGAACGCCGCAGTGTACGTTGTGCTCAACATTCTCGCGACGCAGGTTTCGCCTTACATCGGCTTCGTCGCCCTCGCGTACATGCTCGGTATTCTTGTGCCTTCAATCGCGGTAGCGATTCGCCGCATGCACGACATCGGCAAGAGCGGCTGGTGGGTTCTTATCGCTCTGGTTCCCCTGATCGGTGGTATCTGGTTTCTGGTTCTCACAGTTACAGCAGGCCAATCAGGTTCTAACGCTTACGGCGCAGACCCAAAGGCGTGA
- a CDS encoding alpha/beta hydrolase translates to MRYLQHVEKFVDGMKVVEVLKRSEANPEAQPAKNDGTVFFCMHGYGANAYDLAGLSAYLDFPEGTRMIFPNGILGIDMGYGGQQGRAWFNIDWVEIERIRREGGLRDLSKSLPPGMADARDTLIAAMEKLECDPARTIVGGFSQGAMLATEIMLNHSSYLKGLIVFSGTLVNRIGWEQTAANKYGAQSKVLSFIQSHGTHDPVLPVQAAHRLYALLTEHGGEGKLVEFAGQHEIPAQVIDETNNWLREQFR, encoded by the coding sequence ATGCGTTACCTGCAGCATGTTGAAAAGTTCGTCGATGGCATGAAGGTTGTTGAGGTATTGAAGCGATCAGAAGCCAATCCCGAAGCGCAGCCAGCGAAGAACGACGGCACTGTTTTTTTCTGCATGCACGGCTATGGAGCCAATGCGTACGACCTTGCAGGCCTTTCGGCCTACCTGGATTTTCCCGAAGGCACGCGCATGATATTTCCCAATGGCATTCTGGGCATCGACATGGGTTATGGCGGCCAGCAGGGTCGCGCCTGGTTCAACATCGACTGGGTAGAAATCGAGCGCATTCGCCGCGAAGGGGGATTACGCGACCTGTCGAAGTCCCTGCCCCCCGGCATGGCAGACGCGCGCGACACGCTGATCGCTGCGATGGAAAAACTCGAGTGCGACCCCGCGAGAACAATCGTTGGTGGTTTTTCTCAAGGCGCGATGCTCGCGACCGAAATAATGCTGAACCACAGCAGCTATCTCAAGGGGCTTATTGTTTTTTCTGGCACGCTCGTGAACCGCATTGGCTGGGAGCAAACGGCGGCAAACAAATACGGCGCACAGAGCAAAGTTTTATCGTTCATTCAGTCTCATGGCACCCATGACCCTGTTCTACCTGTGCAGGCCGCACACCGTTTGTATGCACTGCTGACAGAGCATGGCGGCGAGGGCAAACTCGTCGAATTCGCCGGGCAGCATGAGATTCCGGCGCAGGTGATTGATGAAACGAATAATTGGTTGAGAGAACAGTTTCGCTGA